From Oryzias melastigma strain HK-1 linkage group LG15, ASM292280v2, whole genome shotgun sequence, one genomic window encodes:
- the si:dkey-191g9.7 gene encoding GRIN2-like protein, with translation MDNMNPTPLPVYKSHPSSSFAEKDMMTPQEQEINRPDCHEPDKGANDESDSKSMLACKQPMQVQHYNMVTTVCRGACCREVHAFQPHIRCTCTPSTETSVKGKCPKEEEHIFTKELHCLYCYRHHPIFEDTFAAYCHPQPIPTVSQLPPRMAQNEPSLKAQRTLTPPPTVAHLTPPPRLISSISETGLDCKYQMHCCNPKCNWISSLSPCPETQPPKQLYWHEGCNQSLVKVIKHDVGTMTVQRVLRNAGVQTGQTSSHGFPQLSVANEGENELFDSPSSNCDERVGNAKSPVKDVKWDAEGMTWEVYGASVDPEELGLAIQRHLELQIKETASRVTKLMRQNTNTSQQSMNVSSNRKNSRMAVPFRKMTCCSYSTEVND, from the coding sequence ATGGATAACATGAACCCAACTCCTTTGCCTGTTTACAAGAGCCATCCAAGCAGTTCATTTGCAGAGAAAGACATGATGACCCCTCAGGAACAGGAGATTAATAGACCTGACTGTCATGAACCAGATAAAGGAGCCAATGATGAGAGTGACTCTAAATCAATGCTTGCCTGCAAGCAGCCCATGCAGGTACAGCACTACAACATGGTGACGACAGTCTGCAGGGGGGCCTGTTGCAGAGAGGTGCACGCGTTTCAGCCTCACATCAGGTGCACCTGCACTCCTTCTACTGAAACATCCGTCAAAGGGAAATGTCCTAAAGAAGAGGAACACATCTTCACCAAAGAACTACATTGTCTTTACTGCTACAGGCACCATCCCATTTTTGAAGACACATTTGCTGCTTACTGTCACCCTCAACCCATTCCAACTGTGTCTCAACTGCCTCCCCGCATGGCCCAAAATGAACCTAGCCTCAAAGCCCAACGTACCTTAACGCCCCCTCCAACAGTTGCTCATCTCACTCCCCCCCCTCGCCTCATCTCTTCCATCAGTGAGACAGGCCTGGATTGTAAATATCAAATGCATTGCTGCAATCCCAAGTGCAATTGGATCAGTTCTCTATCGCCCTGTCCAGAAACACAACCCCCAAAACAGCTTTATTGGCACGAGGGCTGTAATCAGAGCCTCGTCAAAGTCATCAAACATGATGTGGGCACCATGACAGTCCAGAGGGTTCTGAGGAATGCTGGTGTACAGACGGGTCAGACCAGTTCTCATGGATTCCCTCAGCTCTCTGTAGCTAATGAAGGAGAAAACGAATTGTTTGATAGTCCGAGTTCCAACTGTGATGAAAGAGTTGGCAATGCAAAGTCTCCAGTGAAGGACGTGAAGTGGGATGCAGAGGGGATGACCTGGGAGGTGTACGGTGCCTCTGTGGACCCTGAAGAGTTGGGATTGGCCATCCAGAGACATCTAGAACTGCAGATCAAAGAGACAGCGAGCCGTGTGACAAAGCTCATGCGACAAAACACCAACACGTCTCAGCAGAGCATGAACGTTAGCAGTAATAGGAAGAACAGCAGGATGGCAGTCCCCTTCCGGAAAATGACTTGTTGCAGCTACAGCACAGAAGTTAATGACTGA